The stretch of DNA TACTTTCTGCAAAATTTAAATCCACAGAAACTGATGCTTTATCAAATGTCTGTACAGGTAGAAAATGGTGTCAGAGGTAATTGCTTTCCCGTTATAATAGCAGATGCAAAAGTATGTCAAGAATTGAGACTTCTTGAACGAGAGTTTGATGAAGAAGAAAAACTCTATGGTGTCATCAGTGACAATCAGACCCAGAATATATCAAGTCCCGGGTCAAATGACGATATCCTATGCTTCTTGAACGAGCTTGGGTGGCTTTTTCAGAGGCAGATTTCTTCTGATATCGCCAACCACGTTTTTAAGCCTCACCGTTTTCAGTACCTCTTGACGTTTTCCATTGAAAGAGATTACTGCGCTTTGGTCAAAACTCTTCTGGATATATTTCTTGAAAGGGATTCTGGAAATGAAGGCTTATCGACAGAATGTATAGAATCACTTGATAAGATGCATCTCTTGCATAGGGCAGTTAAGAATAGGTCCAAAAAGATGGTGGACATGCTCATCCACTATTCAGTGCCTTATGACAATGGTGCTTCCAATCAGCATGTTTTTCCTCCGAATCTCAGAGGACCAGGGGGGATCACTCCTCTGCATTTGGCTGCTTGCATGTCAGGCTCGTATGATATCGTAGATATTTTGACCGATGATCCCATGGAGGTAATTGCATATATCATATGCTTTCTAGCATTTAATTTACAATAGAACTCTATATTTATAAACTCGACTAGGGCTGTAAACGAGCCGGTCTGAGCTTGAGCTCGGGTgggctcgggctcgggctcggctcgaagtttttagctcgagctcgggctcggctcaaAGCTCGTCGAGCCTAAAAAATTGAAGCTCGATCTCGGCTCGGAAAAAGCTCGATCTCGGCTCGAGTTCGAATCGAGCTTGTTTTATCTTTATATTATTCACTTTTTCGCCTTTTGAATCtaactaaatataaatatttttaaaaaaacaaataagattgtaaaatactaaaaaatattatgttataatatacttataaatggctaaataacatataatttaaaataaaattaatattaaaagtatataaattttacaaaaaaattATAAACGAGCCTAAACGAGCTTCTGAGCCGAGCAAGTCGAGCCTTGCTGAGCTCGGGCTCGACTCGAATTTAGCCAAGCTCGGCTCGAGCTCGTTTTGACCTAGCACGAGCCAAGCTTTGACCTAGCCGATTCCGAGGGCTTGTCGGGCCGGCTCGGATCATTTAAACCCCTAAACTCGACCAACGTAACATATGTTACCTTTACTCTTCACATATGGTTATAGAAtttatatttgtttttgttttggagAAGTGTGCCTGCAGTGAGCAGGGTGCACACCCTATTCTAATTTTAAAACCGAGCCCCCTTGTCTGAAAATCTGAATACTTATTTTTTATATGTACCCATGTCCGAGTAATCTAGTCTGTCACGTGATTCTACGGAGAGGAGGTTAATATTTAGCTAACAGCTGCCATGTATTTTCCAATACAATCATGCATTCTGAATTTCTGATGTTTTAGCAAGCTTCCGGTTTTATTGAGATGTTAATACTCCGTTTAATCTATTCTCTTATGTAGATTGGATTGCATAGTTGGAAGTCCCTTCTTGATGATAATGGGCAGTCTCCTTCTGCTTATGCTATTATGAGAAATGACGATACTTTAAATAGTTTAGTAGCTCAGAAACTGGTTGACCGAAGAAACCTTCAAGTGTCTGTATCAATTGGAAATGAGATAATTGAATCCGCAGTCAATGCTGAGGTGAGACAAAGGTCAAGCCTACAATTAAATAAGAAGCCGGACTCGTGTTCCAAGTGTGCAAAGATGACTTACAATAGAACGCCGGGTTCTTATGGGATGCTTCATCGTCCCTTTATTCATTCGATGCTTGCCATTGCGGCAGTATGCGTTTGTGTTTGCCTGTTTTTCAAAAGTATGGCAGTTCCGTTAACCTGGGAGAATTTGGACTTCGGATCAATGTGATCCAAGGCCAAGTTCCTTGACATTTTGAAGGTAACCTTTGAACAAGAAGCGCAGAGAGGTGAATTAGGTCAAAATGACTGGCGCCAACCGGTGATTTGGAACTCAGTACCACCATACTCACAAAAAATACTATATTAATATAATACTCCCTATAACGCTCGCatatattaatatatattttatgTGAGTATGGTGGTACTGAAATCCCGTCATTTTCAATTGGACGAAAAATTTCAAGTGCAGGATATGGCAATGGCGTTGAAGTAGCGAGATGTTAATTATATCAGACGGGAGCAGTTTTGAGCCAGGTTTATGCTGTAGTGTGGCTCTAGCTTTATGTAATTCTCGTCTCATTGTGAGTTATGCTACAGTTAGGATCGGAATTTTAACCCCGTCTGTTGGTTCTTTTTTCTATTGATGACAATATCTAGACTTTTGAGACTTACTAGTCTTTCCGACTTGTTGAGACATTTTGATGATGACGCCAGTTAACCAATGTTGAAACGTACTAGAAACGGGAAATGGAAGATTTAAAGCCGTCTGTGGACGGAGGGTGCGTGAAGACCGATCTTTGCCTTGTGGAAAGCAActctcctttctctcttgtttTACGTTCCTGTGTATCGCTATTTCTTACGCTTATTTATCCCTTGTTCAGGATAAATTGTAGTTTTTTGTCAAAAAGttcatgtaattttaattgtaaagtGGATATGTAGGATTCATAGGTAATTTGTTGTACTTTGGTGTATATTAAACTAATTTTATTATGTACAAGTAATGAAACAATAATTAAGCACCAATGGAGCTATTCAtatattaagaggtttcctttttTTGCTGGGTGTACTCCGACCATTCTCAACCTACAATATCCCATGTTCCGAATGTGCGCATCTGTGAAGATGTACCTCGTAAGAGGTGAAGTGGTGAACCAAGGGACGGGTCTGAGATCTACTGGACCACAGTGAGGGCTTCCTACACCGACTCCCAATACTACAAAGAGGGATTATCAAATACCACCTCAACACTATCAAAGTTGGCTGGCGTGAGTGATAATGTAAGTTAATCGcttgtaaaaaaaaataaaaaataaaaggttGGTTGGTGTGAGTgataagggctctcatctcttaaacaagtggtcagaggTTCGATtactgactcttgcgaatgaaaaagccaaacttgggaggggttaACTCATTAAATTGCGTTCAGTACCGTGATGTCCTAACATTATACAAAGAATAACTGGGAAAGGGAAATATGGAGACAACGGGAGTAGTGTATATGAATAAGGGTGTAAATGAACAAATCTAGGCTCGGGATCGGCTCGTGAAATTTTAAGCTCCGGCTCGTAGCTCGAGCTTGATTTGTCATATGTTCTTTTCAGTTTCTCATTTTAAatataagaaaatattttatttttttaaaaaaaaaggcaaACATAATTATAAATTCCCAAATAACATATTCCGtataatttaaaaatattaaaattatactACAAAATTAAAAACGAGCTTCTGATCCGAGCCTTTGAGTTCGGGAATTGGGATCGGCTCGGTTTTAGATGAGCTCGGCTCAAACTCAAGTCGGGTTTGACCGAggaccgagctttgaccgagccgattccGAGCCCCTCAGGCCGACTCTATACATTTAGAGGCAATTAGTAATTCTTGCAAGAATAGCTCAAAACCTTAGCATCATCCACAAATGGCGACAACTTGTCTCTCTTCACTATCATCTCTAATTACCAGTACAACTCCTGTATCTCACCATTCCAAACCCAATTCAATGTCTCAATTTTCAAGAAGACGATCATCAACGACAATCATCAGGTGCGGAACCGTGTCGAAACCGATTGAAAAGAAGAGGGTTTGGAAGCGAGATGAATTTCCAGCAATATCTGAGAAATTAATTCCTGGTTTTCCAAACAAGAGAACTCCTATTAAAAATGTTAAGAAGAAGATTGATCGAAAGACGAAAGCTGCTGCTTGGGCTAATACTGTTACTGAAGCTCTTTCTGAACGCATTGCTAATAAACAGTGGATTCAAGCTCTTCAGGTTTTTTCTTTTTATATTAATTTGACGTAATTTACAATCCGTCTCATTCTAGACGGACACTACCCGTCTAAAGCTGTAGACGGATAGtggccctctcacaaaatgcaaatggACACTACCCGTCTAAagctttagacggatagtgtctgtctaaagtgagaatttgtgttttaatTACGGGTCTGTGAAAACAGTGTTTTTTAGCTGTAAGCAGTGGCGGATTTTGGCGTAAACGACGGTTAATAGTAACATGCCCTTAGACTTAGCTGGTACTGAGTATTGTCGCGGCATTAACAAAAAGTGTAGTGACATTATCATTTCCCTTAAATTATTCATTTTGTGGGTTGATATTTAAGACTCAGTCATTAAGTAAAGGATGGCGGCTGATAATTTTACactatactccctctgtcccggttatttgttgtcctattctatTTTATGGTGTACGAAGTattagtcaattgttgtcctttctattttaagattgcatttgatgagcaatttgatccttCACCCTCGATTTGGTTTACTTGTTATCTTATAATTGcccccctcctctttccttggtttttgtgttaaaatcaaaggacaacaattgaccgggacggaggagtATAGTATTATGGAAAACCAGCTGGGCCAGGTACTCTCCCggtcaagaaaccatctcaaccaaaagcttaagcttATGGTTGGAGTCCCAAGATTGGTTTTATACTAACACTCCCGATATAACTAAGGTCCTCCATTGGCTGTGACTCTGTGAGACAGGTGGAAACAATGTCTTTATGTCGTTAACTACGATATGGTTACATTCATCCGAACCCTTTTAGCATGTCATGTACTTGAGCGGAGCCTTAATGTTACTCCAATAGTTTacgtttactttattttgttaggggaaaataaaataaacgtCAACTATTGAgggggatggagggagtatattattacATGGTTCAAAGTAATGTCAGGAAATGATAGGGTCTTGAATTAAAATAGGTTGTATGAGAGGACATGTTGCTGTGACAATAAATGATACAGTATAATTTAGCTGATAATCATAACGGATTTGAATCGTTTAGCCGTTAGATGCTGATTACAGACAGCGTGTTTAATTTTGATGTAATTGGTCCTTGAATGAATAGTTGAGGAGGATAAGTATTCACCTATATGCAATATTGGGTATTCGGATGGCTCTGTTATGAAAACATCGGCTAAAGCTCTAAATTAAATTTACAGTAGTCAACTCAATTGCGGTAAATGAGCTCAACCATTTGATTTGGATTGATGTTCAATCATGATGCGTTGGTGATGAACAGTGTTATGGTAACATATTTGTGCTAGTACAACAACACTACCCTAGTGACTCAAGGGCTCCTGGCTCCTGCCTCCTGCCTAAGGCGGTATGCTTAAATAATATGGAAAGGCTGTTTCCGAGTATGAGAGGTGCACTTAGTTTAATGAACCATTTTGTACTATTCCATCAGTTTCCAAAGCTAAAAAAATGGAGTATTTAGTATTGGATTCTATTGAAGTGAATCTCAGATGTTTGAGCCAATGCGTTAAATTACTGTAGTAAAGATAACGGCGCTTACTGAGGCATAAAAAAGTATTTGGAGGTTGTAGCAGAAAGGTGATAGGTTATTTAAGCAAGTGGTGTTGTCTACTGCGCCATCTTTTTGGCCAGGGGCGGCCAATGATATTTGGAGGCCCTGTTCTTTATTTTATTTAGAGGCCCCAAATAATATGATTGCGAAAAAAAATATTAGTTttactttttatttatttttaccatGATTAATACAATGTATAAAATGCTAGTAGACTAATTTATATCAAATCAACATGTTTCTGTTGGTTTAGTCGTCCTTGAAGTGTTCATTAAAAGTTTTTGTTACTCCTTGGTGCAAGGATCGACCCCTAGCAAGAGCTACTCTTTAGAATTTAGAGAAGCAACCCCTACTGAAATGTCTACATTTAAAGGCCAAAAAAATGCTTGCAAGAAGATTTGAACTCAAACACTCTAGGTATGCAAGTTCCAATTAAACCACCAGACCACTCCAATATCATGTTACCTTTCAGTCTTGAAAATATATATTATGAGGCCCTTTCCTCTTTGGGCCCCGGTTCAAGGAACCGAATTGCTCCCCCTATGGGCCGCCTCTGTTTTTGGCTAATGCATTTCATGACCGTAAGGGCGATTAGTTGCCTAATGTAAAGTCCTGTTTGGAAGGCTTTTGTGCCCTTCGTTACTATCAGATCTTGTACCATTTCACGCAGTTGATGCCTTTCAACTACAATACTATGAAATATCCCCCTCAACTGATGCGGCAGGGGAATTCATGGTATGTGTCGTAATCGCAGTAACACTCTTGTCTGGGGTGGTAACATTTAGTGACACGGGGGACACATTCCATGTCATGGTTTATCGCGTCTTCTTTTTGTTTCAGTCATATGAGGCATATGAGATTAGCTTTATATTTTACTCATGATATGCCAATTAAGTTTAATTTTTCCTTGGGAAGTGTAAGCTAAGTATTGACTATGTAAGTCAAATATCGGCTAATTTTTGCAGTCCTTTACACATCGTAAAATATTTGCTTCACATGCTGAAAATCCTTTACTTAATGCCACACACATCGTGCCGTGCTTCCGATAAATAGTACCATGCGAAAATGAGGCTTGTTATCTTTGTTGGTGAATTCACTATTTTGTTCCGTTACTATTCAGAATATTCTAGATGCTTCTGTTATTTGGTCGTTTTGAAATTGAATTTTTGATGGCATAGGTGTTTGAGATGCTGAGAGAACAAGACTTTTACCAACCGAAAGAAGGTACCTACATGAAACTCCTTGGACTACTTGGGAAATCCGGACAGCCTCACCGTGCCCATGAACTTTTTTATACAATGGTGGAAGAAGGGATTGAGCCTACTATTGAGCTTTATACTACATTACTTGCTGCTTATTGCCGGAGCAAATTGATTGACGATGCGTTCTCAATTCTTGCTAAAATGAAAGCTCTTCCACTTTGCCAGCCTGATATTTTCTCTTACAGTACCTTAATTAAGGCTTGTGTTGATACATCTCGATTCGATTTAGTTGAGTCCCTCTATAAAGAGATGGAACAACGAGGAATTTTGCCCAATACTGTGACCCAGAACATTGTGCTCACTGGATACGCCAAGGCGGGAAAATATGACGAAATGGAGAAGGTCTTATCTGACATGCTTCAAAGTTCCACTAGCAAACCTGATGTTTGGACTATGAATGTTATCCTCAGTGTCTTTGGTAACAAGGGTCAGATTGAAATGATGGAAAGATGGTATGAGAAGTTTCGGGATTTTGGAATTGAACCCGAAACACGTACCTTTAACATCCTTATTGGTGCCTATGGGAAGAAACGAATGTATGATAAAATGTCAACGGTGATGGAATACATGCGAAAACTTGAATTTCCTTGGACAACGTCAACTTACAACAACGTGATTGAGGCATTTTCTGATGTTGGAGATTCAACGAACATGGAATTCGCTTTTGATCAAATGCGTGCAGAGGGTATGAAATTCGATACTAAGACCTTTTGCTGTCTTATTAGAGGATATGCGAATGCGGGTCTTTTTCATAAAGTGCTGAGTATTGTTCAGTTGGCTGGGAGAATGGAGATAGCTGAAAATACGTCATTTTTCAATGCCGTACTTTTTGCATGCGCCAAGGCGGAAGATTTGTTAGAAATGGAACGAGTTTATATGAGGATGAAAGAGAAGCATTGTCAGCCGGATGTGACTACTTTTTCTATCATATCCGAAGCTTATCAAAAAGTAGGTATGACGGATAAGATATATGATTTGGAGCAGGATATGGAGAAGATCCTCGCTCCTGGTATTAGAGACGAGTCTAGTGAAGTACTGGACCCTATGCACGATGTCTGATTGCTCCGGGAGCGGTTTAAGTCAGGTTTATACTGTAGTGTTGCTCTAGTTTTACGTTATGCTCATCTCATCATGAGTATGCTGCTGATAGGATCAGAATCTTAACCCCGTCTGTGGCTCTAGTTTTATGTTATTCTCGTCTCATCATGCGTACGCTGCTGATAGGATCAGAATCCTAACCCCGTTTAGTTCTTTTATTCTATTGATGACTATACTTTAAGACTTGCTAGTCTTTCCGAGTTAAGACACTTTGAAGATAACGCCACAAAGCCAACGTTGAAACGTATAAGGGACGGGAATTGGAAAATTTTAAAGCTGTGTAGGGACGGAGTATGTAAAGATCGATCTTATCCTTTGAAGGAAGTACCTCTTGTATTCGTTATTTCATACGCTTATTTATCCCTTGTTGAGGATAAATTGTAGTTTTTGTCCGAAAATTCAAGTAATTTCAATTGTAAAGCGGATGTGTAGGTTTCATAGCTTATTTGTTGTACGTTGGTGTATACGGAGTATTAAACTTATTGTTTTTATGTACAAGTAATGAATAATAATTAAGCACTGATCTTGGCATGTTTTTCTATTGAAGAGATTACTGATGAAGCTATTCATATTGAAGAGATTTCCATTTTCTGCAGGGTGAAAGAGCCGATTACGATTTTCTGTGATCTTGGCATGTTTTTCTAACCTTGTATGTGTCATAAGTATTGGTTTTGCGATCTTGATTGTTACGATACACACTTCTTGATAGCTTAAATTTAGTCGTAATCCAGACTTAACATCGTGCTTCAAACTGCAAAATGGAATACGAATTTTTTTCATTGGCAAGTGACGGTCACTTTTATATAGTATAATTGTCACACAAGTGACTTCTTCAGTAACCTCAGAAGCTAAAAGCCATTAGATACAATCTCGTACAGATACCAAATTAACAAATACGATCAGCTTTCAAGTATTCGTACTTCTTACAATGCACTTCCATCAACCCCGGTGTACAAGAACTAAGCTAATAAACAAGCCTACCTAACCTTCCAAAAAAACCCGGAGGCATGACACGTCAAATTAACATTAAGCCGGTGACTTGGCGAGTATTGTATGAAACTGTTAGGTTGTTATACATCTTTCAGTGAATTATAGGGTTAATGGGTTGTGAGACCGTTTCATATGCGTTCTTGTAGCATGGCAAGGCTGCTCAACTATAAGTTAGATCACTCTACGCTCTGCCGATCACATGTAAGCTAGCTCCCGCCAGCAGATTTGGATATTGAAGGCTTGACCAGCAGGAGTGCTCGTGTATGTCAGATACGATGCACAAGTGTTGGAAAGAAACTAATGCCAAGAGAGATCTCCATACTCACGTAAGCTTCGACCTCGCCTGTACTCGATCTCAGCATCAGAGCAGGATTGACCCATGTGATATTTCCTGTTTTTACGGGATTTCCCCATCCCTGAAAATATATCCTCGTCGTCTGTCAATACGATGTTCTTTGGTGCCCTTTGGTTAGAGGCATTCCCAGGATGCTCATCTGGTTCATTCTCTGAATCATATCACAGAAGAAACATTAATTAACGCCAAATAGGAATTTAAAGCGTATGATTCCAATGAAGAGGAACGCGGTTAAAATTATACAATTTGGTTTTAGTCGAGGAATAGCTACTTTCAAATTCCTTGCAAAAAGCTCTGTCTCCATACTGTAACGAATCGCATAACATGAAATACCGAACAAACAATGGTAATCAAAATGAAGAAACAAATACTATGGAACCAGAAGttactactccctccgtaccacaccaaaggtaacgtagggaaaagtggagtatttaagaaaatgtggaaaaagtaagggtaaagagggaaaaaataggtggggtactGTGATGCTCGGACTCTTCACCTGACCCTGAGGATCCGGTGGACAGGATCCGGACATGGATCCTTGACGGATCCTTCTATGAGAAATCGGTGTGAGAGTGTTGTTTTTAACATCTGTTTTGTACAGCATCCCTATAACAAGAGTGATCTTCAAGAGTAATCTTGACATGAATTTAATGCTGTAATAAAGTTTTCATTCATGTTAAACATGAAAAAActacttttcctttcttttctttgacttttttaactaataatcaatttattttcaaaaaaataaaacaatagcCGAGTCCAAATTCAAATTAGGATCCTCGTATCCGAGTCCTTGTTTTTGAGATTTCAAGGATCGGACCCTCGGATCCGTGTCCGTGTCGGATCCTCGTATCCGAGTCCGAGCAtcataggtggggtatgtaattgtgggtttaattgtgggttagtaggtggggtatgtaatggcattttgtgtaaatatcaaatgggtataaggataacttggtaatgttgtgggccaaataaggaatgttacctttggtgtggtacgtccgtttatagtaagtgttacctttggtctggtacggagggagtatttcttACTAACCGATGTATCTTGAACGATGAGCACCTTAGCTTTCTAATTCCAATTAATAGAGTATGCTACAATAAGGACACCTTTACTTTAACAGATTCAGATTTCAGCGGGTCAAACAATCGTAAAGGAAAAACACCTCCAAAGAGTAGCACAACCAACATGCATAATAATCAGTTCGTGCATTCAGCCTTGTCGTAATGTGGACCCATCAGCTCTCAGCCACTCAGACgcagagaaaaagaaaagtgggCATACTGGGCATATTCAATACTACTACAAGTACCAAGAGTCGAGAGTGTCACTATTTGTTAATCCATTATCCATACATGTTATAGCTGAAAGGCAGAACATAGGTAAGACGGTCATAAAATAAAGTCGGGAGGAGGATTCAATATTCCGTGGCAAGATTTTAAAGTTCGAGTTGAAAATTGGTCTCAAACCCTTAAAACACACCATGTGTAACATTCTTACTGTATCTTACAGTATGACAGTCTTACCCAAAACGTTTGGTTGCAAAAAATACTTCACTCGATTTATCACAATACTAGTCTTGACAAGTTATTTGTCTGCAATTTTTTCACTGAACATGCACCACGAACCAACAAGTCGAAAGCTCAATATCATTATTGCTCAGAAATGCATACTAGGGAGCAATTAATGTGTCATGGCAGCGAAAATTAAAAGGGTGAAGATCATACATCTTGAAGACGTGAACCACATAACAATTCAGTATTCTTTTTCCAGGTTTGAGACTTTGAGCGAGGGGTGGTAGAAAATCCGTACCATAGTAAATTTCTTTCTATTCTTAATGACAATCATATGGTGTAGCTTCAAAGCCAAACTACATAACCAAAAGCCAATTTACAACACACTACCAGCAGCAGTCCGAAACACAAACATCAACTATTAACAATTATATTAATATCAAGCCAGAATGACTCACCTTCAGATCGGTTTGATGAAACTGATTTTGCAGGCTTTTGACCAGGTGAATAGCAACCTGGCATTCTTGACCTGGATCCTCCATGTCCCCATCCAAGTAACGGAGTTTCTTCAACTTGTGACTTGGTCGATGTGCAGGGATTCATCGTAAAAGAATCGTCCATAACGTCAGCTATTTCCACATATTGACTGGTAGTGATCATTTCATCTGCACTAAACCCAAAAGAGGCTCTGTAAGCTTCAACCTCCTCAACATCTTGCTTGCTATTCTTGTTTTGCTTGCTTGGATTAATAGTACCACCACTAGGGTAAACATCTGAGTCCTTCGAAACACTGAGTCGTCCCACAGAGTGTGGTTGGTCTAGATAGAATTGTGCAAATGTTGCCGGGCAGAAGAAGTTAGAATCGTGAGATTTGGCACCATTTTCGGCACGCCATCCAGAACCATTTCTTGTATAATTTCCGGGTTTGGGGGAATGAGACGAGTCCCACGGAGAAGCACAGTCGCCCGGGGTCCTTGAAATGGGAGACCTAAGAGAGCTGGCAGGACTTTCAGGTGAATATGGGTATGTGGCTTGAAGATCATGTGAACCCACATAATTAACCTTCCCCGCACTTTTAGATGAAAGGAATTTTGCGAAAGGGACATCCGGAGAAGATGGTGTTGTTAGGTGAGCCAGCTCGGGCGGTGGGGTAAAAGGAGCAGTAGAAGGTTCAGTCGTGAAGGTCGAAAAAACGGGGGGAGTAACCAGTTGGGTTTCATTAGAATACGGCCCGGTTGCGTACATAATGGGGGTGGGACAACCAGTTGAGTTGGCAGACAATGATTGATGGCAATTGGGTGACTGAGCTGTTGAAGGAATGCCCGAATTGCTGAAAGATGCGGGTGAAGACGGCGGAGCTAGAAGATGTGGGGCCAGTGACGTTGCTTGGTTCACGACACCTTGTACACCATTAGACTGGTTTATTGAACAGTTACCATCTGGTGCCCTAGTAGCAGGCGCAATACGTGTCCCACTCTTTTGCACTCTGAAACAAGGGAGTCCACCCCAACATCCACCCCATTTCCTTCGCTGATCATAAAAACAGTGTCAATATCTATAAATTGATAACACTTGACCAGCAATACAAACGACAAACATGTCAACTGGTAAAGTCACTATGTTGTGGTACTCAAGGATAAAAGCCCGTCAGCATGAAAATTATCCTTGTGCCTTACCTTACACCAAAACAATACTAAACGACAACATAATTCGAAAACCGCTGTTATAGCCCTAGTATCATTGGACCAAAATCATACAACTATGAATCCAGTTATATACAGTAACACAAAACTTCATATGATTAAAAACTTCCAAAAAACAATTGCAGATCTGTTTAAATGATATTTGATAAATCTAAATCAATAATCAATCCTTTTTCACACAAAAATCATCAGTTTATCAAGATGTTTCCTGGGTAGATGTCATTTTCTACTCACCTCAAAATGTCGTATTCAGATAGTAATATAAATCAGAGAACAGTCATGTCATTTTCGAGAATTGTCATAAAATATTATTAACAAATAATTAATCACAAACCACACAGTTCGAGAATTTATCATTCCATAATGAAACCCTTTAATTACCATTGAATTGCCAAGCAGTCATGTCATTTTTCACTCAATGGAGCTATGAGGGCTAGCAGGGACAGTCGCCCCGCTATGAAAAATTGagatttttagttaaaattatcGACCTTTTCCTAGTTTATCTTATTTCATTAGTAACCCCCCACCCAACCCCAAAAGTATCGTCCCCTAACGACAAATCCTAATTCCGCCACAATCCTAACATCTAAGCAATGGAAAGGTTGAGATTTCTAGTTAAAATTATCGATTTTTTTTCCCTAGCTTATCTTATTCCATTATTAACCTACCTCTCCCCTGCCCAAAAGTATCGTCCCCTAACGACAAATCCCGGTTCCGCCACAATCATAACTTCATGGGAAACTTGGGA from Silene latifolia isolate original U9 population chromosome 10, ASM4854445v1, whole genome shotgun sequence encodes:
- the LOC141604640 gene encoding uncharacterized protein At1g76660-like isoform X1, whose translation is MGSEQTRFQHPERRRKWGGCWGGLPCFRVQKSGTRIAPATRAPDGNCSINQSNGVQGVVNQATSLAPHLLAPPSSPASFSNSGIPSTAQSPNCHQSLSANSTGCPTPIMYATGPYSNETQLVTPPVFSTFTTEPSTAPFTPPPELAHLTTPSSPDVPFAKFLSSKSAGKVNYVGSHDLQATYPYSPESPASSLRSPISRTPGDCASPWDSSHSPKPGNYTRNGSGWRAENGAKSHDSNFFCPATFAQFYLDQPHSVGRLSVSKDSDVYPSGGTINPSKQNKNSKQDVEEVEAYRASFGFSADEMITTSQYVEIADVMDDSFTMNPCTSTKSQVEETPLLGWGHGGSRSRMPGCYSPGQKPAKSVSSNRSEENEPDEHPGNASNQRAPKNIVLTDDEDIFSGMGKSRKNRKYHMGQSCSDAEIEYRRGRSLREYGDLSWH
- the LOC141604639 gene encoding pentatricopeptide repeat-containing protein At3g06430, chloroplastic, which produces MATTCLSSLSSLITSTTPVSHHSKPNSMSQFSRRRSSTTIIRCGTVSKPIEKKRVWKRDEFPAISEKLIPGFPNKRTPIKNVKKKIDRKTKAAAWANTVTEALSERIANKQWIQALQVFEMLREQDFYQPKEGTYMKLLGLLGKSGQPHRAHELFYTMVEEGIEPTIELYTTLLAAYCRSKLIDDAFSILAKMKALPLCQPDIFSYSTLIKACVDTSRFDLVESLYKEMEQRGILPNTVTQNIVLTGYAKAGKYDEMEKVLSDMLQSSTSKPDVWTMNVILSVFGNKGQIEMMERWYEKFRDFGIEPETRTFNILIGAYGKKRMYDKMSTVMEYMRKLEFPWTTSTYNNVIEAFSDVGDSTNMEFAFDQMRAEGMKFDTKTFCCLIRGYANAGLFHKVLSIVQLAGRMEIAENTSFFNAVLFACAKAEDLLEMERVYMRMKEKHCQPDVTTFSIISEAYQKVGMTDKIYDLEQDMEKILAPGIRDESSEVLDPMHDV
- the LOC141604640 gene encoding uncharacterized protein At1g76660-like isoform X2, with the translated sequence MYATGPYSNETQLVTPPVFSTFTTEPSTAPFTPPPELAHLTTPSSPDVPFAKFLSSKSAGKVNYVGSHDLQATYPYSPESPASSLRSPISRTPGDCASPWDSSHSPKPGNYTRNGSGWRAENGAKSHDSNFFCPATFAQFYLDQPHSVGRLSVSKDSDVYPSGGTINPSKQNKNSKQDVEEVEAYRASFGFSADEMITTSQYVEIADVMDDSFTMNPCTSTKSQVEETPLLGWGHGGSRSRMPGCYSPGQKPAKSVSSNRSEENEPDEHPGNASNQRAPKNIVLTDDEDIFSGMGKSRKNRKYHMGQSCSDAEIEYRRGRSLREYGDLSWH